One region of Girardinichthys multiradiatus isolate DD_20200921_A chromosome 1, DD_fGirMul_XY1, whole genome shotgun sequence genomic DNA includes:
- the LOC124882948 gene encoding UDP-glucuronosyltransferase 2B20-like, producing MGPALVVVLLFSASLLSSGDGGKVLVFPVDGSHWLNMKILLEALHFRGHQITVLRSLTSWYVSEFSPLYTSITIAQEQPQNIESQDVMTSFLERSMEIHRHEGTLWAFFEFYRNLFNFLGDNQKDVAKMVSSIFENKTLIRQLNKTGYDLFLTDPAFPGGVLLAHHLKLPLVFNVRWIFSGEGHFAIAPSPLSYVPAVFSHFSEKMNFFERVQNIIFQGMLVYMHYFVSNPPYKALCDKYFGDNISPLSLIQAADLWLMRVDFTFELPRPTMPNVIYIGGFQGKPSKALPSDLEEFLQSSGEHGVIVMTLGTLLSDLGPDLSETFASAFASLPQKVVWRHIGKRPAALRNNTRLIEWLPQNDILGHPKTKVFITHGGTNGIYQAIYHGVPVLGIPLIFDQYDNIIRLKARGVAEIADVRTMTVDSLTSALKNLLDPEKPFKQNMIKLSTLHHDKPMKPIDSAVFWMEYVMRHRGARDLRSEFYKLPWYAYYCLDVMAFCVAIMLLIISLIWVSCRSCITSLIRNRKSTLEKRK from the coding sequence ATGGGTCCAGCACTAGTGGTCGTACTGTTGTTTTCAGCATCGCTGCTCTCCAGTGGTGATGGTGGAAAAGTGCTGGTTTTCCCAGTGGATGGGAGTCACTGGCTGAATATGAAAATCCTTTTGGAGGCATTACATTTTCGGGGACATCAAATTACAGTGCTCCGTTCATTAACCAGCTGGTATGTTTCTGAATTTTCACCCCTTTATACATCCATTACAATTGCCCAGGAACAGCCTCAAAATATCGAGAGCCAAGATGTCATGACCTCTTTCCTAGAGAGATCTATGGAGATCCATCGACATGAAGGCACATTATGGGCTTTTTTTGAGTTTTACAGGAATCTTTTCAACTTCTTGGGGGACAACCAGAAGGATGTGGCAAAGATGGTCTCCAGCATATTTGAGAATAAGACACTGATCAGGCagctgaataaaactggttATGATCTTTTTCTGACAGACCCTGCTTTCCCAGGAGGAGTGCTGCTGGCACACCATCTCAAGCTTCCCTTGGTTTTCAATGTACGCTGGATTTTCAGTGGAGAGGGTCATTTTGCTATTGCTCCATCTCCACTGTcctatgttcctgcagtgttctCCCATTTCTCTGAGAAAATGAACTTTTTCGAAAGAGTCCAAAATATTATCTTTCAAGGCATGTTGGTCtacatgcactactttgtcagTAATCCACCATACAAGGCCTTGTGTGATAAATACTTTGGAGATAACATAAGTCCCTTGTCTCTGATACAAGCTGCAGACCTCTGGCTAATGCGGGTTGATTTTACCTTTGAGCTCCCTCGCCCCACTATGCCCAATGTCATCTACATTGGAGGCTTCCAAGGGAAACCTTCCAAGGCTCTGCCGTCAGATTTAGAGGAGTTTTTGCAGAGCTCTGGTGAACATGGAGTAATTGTGATGACTCTGGGCACTCTGCTGAGTGATCTTGGCCCTGACCTGTCAGAAACATTTGCATCAGCATTTGCCAGCCTCCCTCAGAAAGTTGTGTGGAGACATATTGGTAAACGACCAGCTGCTTTACGGAACAACACCAGGCTAATAGAATGGTTGCCTCAAAACGATATCCTTGGCCATCCTAAAACAAAGGTATTCATCACACATGGTGGCACTAATGGCATTTACCAGGCCATCTACCATGGTGTACCAGTTCTAGGTATTCCACTCATCTTTGACCAGTACGACAACATCATCCGTCTGAAGGCCCGAGGTGTGGCTGAGATAGCTGATGTGAGAACAATGACTGTTGACTCTCTGACAAGTGCTCTGAAGAACCTTTTAGACCCAGAAAAGCCCTTCAAGCAGAACATGATCAAACTGTCAACGCTTCATCATGACAAACCAATGAAACCCATTGACAGTGCTGTATTCTGGATGGAGTATGTCATGAGGCACAGGGGTGCAAGAGACTTGCGCTCTGAGTTTTATAAGCTGCCCTGGTATGCCTACTATTGTCTAGATGTGATGGCATTCTGTGTAGCAATCATGTTGCTCATCATTTCCTTGATCTGGGTTTCCTGTAGAAGCTGCATTACCAGTTTGATAAGAAACAGGAAATCAACGCTTGAAAAGAGGAAATGA